In the Qipengyuania pelagi genome, one interval contains:
- the proB gene encoding glutamate 5-kinase, which produces MTDSLAPQFDTIAETDASSASDGADRSTVVVKIGSTLIANSDLLTPRFGFLQRLMEDIYRLRQRGHKVILCSSGAVALGLKMVGETPENAGVSDKQAAAACGMPMLLNIYKQLGHEYGMDIAQVLLTLGDFEDHRRFLNTRNTVFRLLEADVIPIINENDSITTEEIRVGDNDRLAAKVAQMVDAKDFIILTEVDGLYDRHPDEEGARLIEEVEDVSEYMEATTGKSTLGTGGMTTKLMAANMAQEAGCSTYIAHGEAERPLSSVIDGERTCTHFPPHEARTSGWERWIANRLQMAGSLGISDELADALQSGDRPIRREDIRSIDGDFQRGDVLHIYDESGTERARGLCDFTSEELRVLAVNPHLDAEQLLGYRTKGEVIRAKNLVLLEGRHLLWDAPTPSEASAA; this is translated from the coding sequence GTGACAGACTCCCTGGCACCCCAGTTCGACACTATCGCCGAAACCGATGCGAGCAGCGCGTCCGATGGCGCGGACCGCAGCACCGTCGTCGTCAAGATCGGCTCTACCCTGATCGCCAATTCCGACCTCCTGACCCCGCGCTTCGGATTTCTCCAGCGCCTGATGGAGGACATCTACCGCCTGCGCCAGCGGGGGCACAAGGTCATCCTGTGCAGTTCGGGCGCGGTCGCCCTCGGCCTCAAGATGGTCGGCGAGACCCCGGAGAATGCCGGAGTGAGCGACAAGCAGGCTGCGGCTGCCTGCGGAATGCCGATGCTGCTGAACATCTACAAGCAGCTCGGCCACGAATACGGAATGGATATCGCGCAGGTCCTGCTGACGCTGGGCGATTTCGAGGATCATCGCCGGTTCCTGAACACGCGCAACACCGTCTTCCGCCTCCTCGAAGCGGACGTGATTCCGATCATCAACGAAAACGATTCGATCACGACCGAGGAAATCCGCGTCGGCGACAACGATCGCCTGGCCGCCAAGGTCGCGCAGATGGTGGATGCGAAGGATTTCATCATCCTCACCGAGGTCGACGGCCTCTATGATCGCCATCCCGACGAAGAGGGTGCGCGCCTGATCGAGGAGGTCGAGGACGTCTCCGAATATATGGAGGCGACCACCGGCAAGAGCACCCTCGGCACGGGTGGCATGACGACCAAGCTGATGGCCGCCAACATGGCGCAGGAAGCAGGGTGCAGCACCTATATCGCGCATGGCGAAGCGGAGCGCCCGCTGTCGAGCGTGATCGATGGCGAGCGCACCTGCACCCATTTCCCACCGCATGAGGCGCGCACTTCAGGCTGGGAACGCTGGATTGCCAACCGTCTCCAGATGGCGGGCAGCCTGGGCATTTCCGACGAGCTGGCCGACGCTCTGCAATCGGGCGATCGCCCGATCCGGCGGGAAGACATCCGCTCGATCGATGGCGATTTCCAGCGCGGCGACGTTCTGCACATCTACGACGAAAGCGGCACCGAACGGGCGCGCGGGCTGTGCGACTTCACCTCGGAAGAATTGCGCGTCCTGGCGGTCAATCCGCATCTCGATGCCGAACAATTGCTCGGCTATCGGACCAAGGGCGAGGTGATCCGCGCCAAGAATTTGGTGCTGCTCGAAGGGCGTCACCTGTTGTGGGACGCACCGACTCCTTCCGAGGCATCGGCGGCCTGA
- the recN gene encoding DNA repair protein RecN, with protein MLTRLSIRNIVLIEALDLDFGRGLGVLTGETGAGKSILLDALGLVLGNRAETALVRGGADKASVSASFEFAKLPPPLIESLDDAGVELEQGEALVIRRQIKADGGSKAWVNDQPVGVALLRELAGSLVELHGQHDDRGLVNPRGHRALLDRFAGADTAGVASAWNFWRTAQARLDEARGALEQSRADQDLLLAHLSELAAIEPQAGEETRLSETRAAMQKGEKLSGDLEELRHIWEGSESPLASLRVAARRLDRIAPEHPLLAEALASLDRAVIEAGEAEEKLRAAAEALEHDPAALDAAERRLFELRAIARKHRCEVDELPAVMRDMRARLDAIEGGEAELDALEDAAGKAEARYRDAATALHRHRKQAAERLDAAVAGELAPLKLDAARFQTSVEQLPEDRWTAAGMDAVEFLIATNPGAPFAPLNKIASGGELSRFILALKVALAEKGGAATVIFDEIDRGVGGAVASAIGERLARLADNGQLLAVTHSPQVAARGRTHYMIAKSSQGTVTKTGVVLLDEAGRQEEIARMLSGAEVTPEARAQADRLLEGV; from the coding sequence ATGCTGACCCGTCTATCCATCCGTAATATCGTGCTGATCGAAGCGCTCGATCTCGATTTCGGGCGCGGCCTCGGTGTGCTTACCGGGGAGACCGGGGCGGGCAAGTCGATCCTTTTGGACGCGCTCGGCCTGGTCCTCGGCAATCGCGCCGAGACGGCCCTGGTGCGCGGCGGTGCCGACAAGGCCAGCGTCAGCGCGAGTTTCGAATTCGCCAAATTGCCGCCGCCTCTGATCGAGTCTCTCGACGATGCCGGAGTCGAGTTGGAACAAGGTGAGGCGCTGGTGATACGGCGCCAGATCAAGGCCGATGGCGGCAGCAAGGCGTGGGTGAACGACCAGCCTGTCGGTGTCGCGCTGCTGCGCGAACTGGCGGGATCGCTGGTGGAATTGCACGGCCAGCACGACGATCGCGGTCTCGTCAATCCGCGCGGCCATCGGGCGCTGCTCGATCGCTTCGCGGGTGCGGATACGGCTGGGGTGGCGAGCGCCTGGAATTTCTGGCGCACCGCACAGGCCCGGCTGGACGAAGCGCGCGGCGCGCTGGAGCAATCGCGCGCCGATCAGGATTTGCTCCTCGCTCACCTGTCCGAACTCGCCGCCATCGAACCGCAGGCGGGCGAGGAAACGCGCCTCTCCGAGACGCGCGCTGCCATGCAGAAGGGCGAGAAGCTGTCGGGCGATCTCGAGGAATTGCGGCATATCTGGGAAGGCTCTGAATCGCCGCTCGCATCCCTTCGCGTGGCGGCGCGGAGGCTCGACCGGATCGCGCCCGAACATCCCCTTTTGGCCGAAGCGCTCGCTTCGCTCGATCGGGCGGTGATCGAGGCGGGCGAGGCGGAAGAGAAACTGCGCGCCGCTGCCGAAGCGCTGGAGCACGATCCCGCGGCGCTCGACGCGGCGGAGCGACGTCTGTTCGAACTGCGCGCGATTGCGAGGAAGCATCGCTGCGAGGTGGACGAACTGCCCGCCGTGATGCGCGACATGCGCGCCCGGCTCGACGCGATCGAGGGCGGGGAGGCCGAACTCGACGCGTTGGAGGATGCGGCGGGCAAGGCCGAAGCGCGCTATCGCGATGCTGCGACCGCGCTGCACCGGCACCGCAAACAGGCGGCCGAGCGGTTGGATGCGGCGGTCGCGGGGGAGCTCGCCCCGCTGAAGCTCGATGCGGCGCGCTTCCAGACTTCGGTCGAGCAACTGCCCGAGGATCGCTGGACCGCCGCCGGGATGGACGCGGTCGAATTCCTCATCGCCACCAATCCCGGCGCGCCCTTCGCCCCGCTCAACAAGATCGCCAGCGGAGGCGAATTGTCGCGCTTCATCCTCGCGCTGAAGGTCGCGCTGGCGGAGAAGGGCGGGGCGGCGACGGTGATCTTCGACGAGATCGATCGCGGTGTCGGCGGTGCGGTGGCGAGCGCGATCGGCGAACGCCTGGCGCGCCTCGCCGATAACGGACAACTGCTCGCCGTCACCCACAGCCCCCAGGTCGCCGCGCGCGGGCGCACGCATTACATGATCGCTAAATCGTCGCAGGGCACGGTGACGAAGACCGGCGTGGTGCTGCTCGACGAAGCTGGTCGCCAGGAAGAGATCGCCCGGATGTTGTCAGGCGCCGAGGTGACTCCCGAAGCGCGCGCGCAGGCGGATCGGTTGCTGGAGGGGGTGTGA
- a CDS encoding pyrroline-5-carboxylate reductase family protein, with protein MGWCSAQPGAPDYFFASLTDCCQLSNGISHLNRYLKRLELRGDFTISRNILLIGCGKMGGALLDHWMSGGENFTIVDPMLEQAPDNVRLVKDRAAIADDRFDTIIVAIKPQMIDDVLPDYAANLGDDGYVLSIAAGASAARLKKAMGGAPVVRVMPNLPAAVGKGTSGVLAGPDVSEAQASHAMEMMQRTGTAIAVESEDMLDRATAVAGSGPGYVFEIARAYVAAAEELGFAPDQARALVLGTMEGTIAMALANPDTALEDLRNSVTSKGGTTAAGLDALNGDGGLSDTLSATLQSAYDRAVELR; from the coding sequence TTGGGATGGTGCAGTGCACAACCGGGGGCGCCGGATTATTTTTTCGCCAGCCTAACCGATTGCTGCCAGCTTTCAAACGGGATTTCTCATCTCAATAGATATTTAAAACGCTTAGAATTACGGGGAGATTTTACCATCTCTAGGAACATACTACTTATAGGCTGCGGAAAAATGGGCGGCGCGCTGCTCGATCACTGGATGAGCGGCGGCGAAAACTTCACGATTGTCGATCCGATGCTTGAGCAGGCGCCCGATAATGTACGGCTCGTCAAGGATCGCGCGGCCATCGCCGACGATCGGTTCGATACGATTATCGTCGCGATCAAGCCGCAGATGATCGACGACGTGCTTCCCGACTACGCCGCCAATCTGGGCGATGATGGCTACGTGCTTTCGATCGCCGCCGGAGCCAGCGCGGCGCGCCTGAAGAAGGCGATGGGCGGTGCGCCGGTGGTCAGAGTCATGCCGAACCTTCCCGCTGCCGTGGGCAAGGGCACCAGCGGTGTGCTGGCGGGCCCTGACGTATCCGAAGCGCAGGCATCCCATGCGATGGAGATGATGCAGCGCACCGGCACCGCGATCGCGGTCGAGAGCGAGGATATGCTGGACCGCGCCACCGCAGTTGCGGGTTCGGGACCGGGCTACGTTTTCGAGATCGCGCGCGCTTATGTCGCCGCCGCTGAAGAACTCGGTTTCGCTCCCGATCAGGCACGCGCGCTGGTGCTCGGCACGATGGAGGGAACCATAGCGATGGCGCTCGCCAATCCCGACACTGCGCTCGAAGACCTGCGCAATTCGGTGACGAGCAAGGGCGGCACCACCGCCGCCGGGCTCGATGCGCTCAACGGCGATGGCGGACTTTCCGACACGCTGAGCGCGACCCTGCAATCCGCCTATGACCGCGCCGTGGAGCTGCGCTGA
- the lepA gene encoding translation elongation factor 4 yields MTDLSKIRNFSIIAHIDHGKSTLADRLIQHCGGLTDREMSEQVLDNMDIEKERGITIKAQTVRLSYTAKDGETYELNLMDTPGHVDFAYEVSRSLAACEGALLVVDAAQGVEAQTLANVYQSIEHDHEIVPVINKIDLPAAEPEKVAEEIEEIVGIQATGPWQEGGAVLSSAKSGIGIEDVLEALVKRIPPPTGDRTAPLKASLVDSWYDPYLGVVILVRVIDGFLRKGLNVRFMQGGTQHLVDRVGCFRPKRTDLDEIGPGEIGFITAQIKEVEQARVGDTITTVKGGAETALPGYREPQPVVFCGLFPVDAADFEKLRDSIGKLRLNDASFTYEMESSAALGFGFRAGFLGLLHLEIIQERLSREYDLDLITTAPSVVYRIHLGHTKNEDAKVIELHNPADYPDPSRIDMIEEPWIKAVIYTPDEYLGPILKLCQDRRGIQTNLTYVGGRAQVTYELPLNEVVFDFYDRLKSISRGYASFDYEQIGLREGDLVKMNILVNNEPVDALSLIVHRAVAEERGRGMCERLKDLIPRHLFKIPIQAAIGGKVIARETIAALRKDVTAKCYGGDISRKKKLLEKQKKGKARMREYGNVSIPQEAFIAALRMGEE; encoded by the coding sequence ATGACCGACCTTTCCAAGATCCGCAATTTCTCAATCATTGCCCATATCGACCACGGCAAGTCCACGCTCGCCGATCGCCTGATCCAGCACTGCGGCGGGCTGACCGATCGCGAGATGTCCGAGCAGGTGCTCGACAACATGGATATCGAGAAGGAACGCGGGATCACCATCAAGGCGCAGACCGTGCGCCTGTCCTACACCGCGAAGGATGGTGAGACCTACGAGCTCAACCTCATGGATACGCCGGGCCATGTCGACTTCGCCTACGAGGTGAGCCGCAGCCTCGCCGCGTGCGAGGGCGCGTTGCTGGTGGTCGATGCGGCCCAGGGGGTCGAAGCGCAGACGCTGGCCAACGTCTACCAGTCGATCGAGCACGACCACGAGATCGTCCCCGTCATCAACAAGATCGACCTGCCCGCCGCCGAGCCCGAAAAGGTCGCCGAGGAGATCGAGGAGATCGTCGGTATCCAGGCCACCGGGCCTTGGCAGGAGGGTGGTGCCGTCCTCTCCAGCGCCAAATCGGGCATCGGGATCGAGGACGTGCTTGAGGCGCTGGTCAAGCGCATCCCCCCGCCCACCGGAGACCGCACCGCGCCCTTGAAGGCCAGCCTCGTCGACAGCTGGTACGATCCCTATCTCGGCGTCGTCATCCTCGTGCGCGTGATCGATGGCTTCCTTCGCAAGGGTCTCAATGTCCGCTTCATGCAGGGCGGAACGCAGCACCTTGTTGACCGGGTCGGCTGTTTCCGCCCCAAGCGCACCGATCTCGACGAGATCGGGCCGGGCGAGATCGGCTTCATCACCGCCCAGATCAAGGAGGTCGAACAGGCCCGCGTCGGCGACACCATCACCACGGTGAAGGGCGGGGCGGAAACCGCGCTGCCCGGCTATCGCGAGCCGCAGCCGGTCGTCTTCTGCGGGCTCTTCCCCGTCGACGCCGCCGATTTCGAGAAACTGCGGGATAGCATCGGCAAATTGCGCCTCAACGATGCGAGCTTTACCTACGAGATGGAAAGCTCCGCCGCTTTGGGCTTCGGCTTCCGCGCGGGCTTTCTAGGCCTGCTGCATCTCGAGATCATTCAGGAGCGCCTCAGCCGCGAATACGATCTCGACCTCATCACCACCGCGCCCTCGGTCGTCTATCGCATCCATCTCGGCCACACGAAGAACGAGGATGCTAAGGTGATCGAGCTGCACAATCCGGCCGATTATCCCGATCCCAGCCGGATCGACATGATCGAGGAGCCGTGGATCAAGGCGGTGATCTACACGCCCGACGAATATCTCGGCCCGATCCTCAAGCTGTGCCAGGACCGGCGCGGCATTCAGACCAATCTGACCTATGTCGGCGGGCGCGCGCAGGTGACGTACGAATTGCCGCTCAACGAAGTGGTGTTCGATTTCTACGACCGGCTGAAATCGATCAGCCGCGGCTATGCCAGCTTCGATTACGAACAGATCGGCCTGCGCGAAGGCGATCTCGTGAAGATGAACATCCTCGTCAATAACGAGCCGGTCGATGCGCTGTCCTTGATCGTCCACCGCGCCGTCGCCGAGGAACGCGGGCGCGGCATGTGCGAGCGCCTGAAGGACCTGATCCCGCGCCACCTCTTCAAGATTCCGATCCAGGCCGCGATCGGCGGCAAGGTGATTGCCCGCGAGACGATCGCTGCCCTGCGCAAGGACGTGACCGCCAAGTGCTATGGCGGCGACATCAGCCGCAAGAAGAAGCTGCTAGAGAAGCAGAAGAAGGGCAAGGCGCGGATGCGGGAATACGGCAATGTGAGCATCCCTCAGGAAGCCTTCATCGCCGCCCTCCGCATGGGCGAGGAATAG
- a CDS encoding outer membrane protein assembly factor BamD: protein MTSFPKQPVRRNSRSLLLGAAIASSLVLSGCAGSGGEPADTAYVARDVETLYTEARDRLSRGNAPVAAALFDEVERQHPYSPWARRAQLMSAFSYYVAADYNKAIQSAQRFLSIHPGNKDAPYAYYLIALSYYEQISDVQRDQKITEQARTALREVNRRFPATEYATDARLKLDLVEDHLAGKEMEIGRYYQDSGKWIAAQIRFQNVVDNFQTTSHTPEALYRLVESSLALGLPSEAKKYAAVLGANYPGNEWYERAYKLVQDKAPSLVAAS from the coding sequence ATGACCAGTTTCCCCAAACAGCCTGTCCGCCGGAATAGCCGTTCGCTCCTTCTCGGCGCGGCGATCGCATCCTCGCTCGTCCTCTCCGGCTGCGCGGGAAGTGGTGGGGAACCGGCGGATACCGCCTATGTCGCGCGCGACGTCGAAACGCTGTATACGGAAGCGCGCGATCGCCTCAGCCGTGGCAATGCGCCCGTGGCCGCCGCCCTGTTCGACGAGGTTGAGCGCCAGCATCCCTATTCCCCCTGGGCCCGCCGCGCCCAGTTGATGAGCGCGTTCAGCTACTATGTCGCCGCCGATTACAACAAGGCGATCCAGAGCGCGCAGCGTTTCCTGTCGATCCATCCGGGCAACAAGGATGCGCCCTACGCCTATTATCTGATCGCGCTCAGCTATTACGAGCAGATCAGCGACGTGCAGCGCGACCAGAAGATCACCGAACAGGCCCGCACGGCGCTTCGCGAGGTGAACCGCCGCTTTCCCGCTACCGAGTACGCGACCGATGCGCGCCTGAAGCTCGACCTTGTCGAAGACCATCTGGCCGGCAAGGAGATGGAAATCGGGCGCTATTATCAGGACAGCGGCAAATGGATCGCGGCGCAGATCCGGTTCCAGAACGTGGTCGACAATTTCCAGACCACCAGTCACACGCCCGAAGCGCTGTATCGCCTGGTCGAAAGCAGCCTCGCGCTCGGCCTTCCGTCCGAAGCGAAGAAATACGCTGCCGTCCTCGGGGCGAATTATCCGGGCAATGAATGGTACGAGCGGGCCTACAAGCTGGTGCAGGACAAGGCGCCCAGTCTCGTCGCGGCGAGCTGA
- a CDS encoding glutamate-5-semialdehyde dehydrogenase, with amino-acid sequence MNDQTFDPQIHVHELGRKARAAAKGLLAASTEAKNTALREAAKALRANMGELIAANDKDVESVAGKKPESFVDRLRLNEDRIEGMANALEQIAELPDPVGRQLGTVDRPNGLKIERVAVPIGVIGMIYESRPNVGADASALCLKSGNAVILRGGSESRHSTKVIVECMRKGLAEAGLPEDAVQTVGTTDRAAVAALLKADELVDLVIPRGGRGLVELVRDQASVPTLLHLDGNCHSYVHEAADLDKAAEVIRNAKLRRTGVCGATESIVVDRAVAKDFVPRLTAIMGTDCELRGDADAVAIDNSIKPADETDWNTEYLDTIASVKVVDGLDEAITWVDEHSSHHTDAIMTEDDEAARRFMTAIDSAIVMHNASTQFADGGEFGMGAEIGIATGKMHARGPVGLEQLCSFKYLVHGDGQTRP; translated from the coding sequence ATGAACGACCAGACTTTCGATCCGCAAATCCACGTCCACGAACTCGGCCGCAAGGCGCGCGCCGCAGCCAAGGGCCTGCTCGCCGCGTCGACCGAGGCGAAGAACACGGCCCTCCGCGAAGCGGCCAAGGCGCTGCGGGCGAATATGGGTGAGCTGATCGCCGCGAACGACAAGGATGTCGAAAGCGTCGCGGGCAAGAAGCCCGAAAGCTTCGTCGATCGCCTACGCCTCAACGAAGACCGCATCGAAGGCATGGCCAACGCGCTCGAACAAATCGCAGAACTGCCCGATCCCGTGGGTCGCCAGCTTGGCACGGTCGATCGCCCCAACGGCCTCAAGATCGAACGGGTTGCCGTCCCCATCGGCGTGATCGGCATGATCTATGAATCGCGCCCCAATGTCGGCGCGGATGCCAGCGCGCTTTGCCTCAAGAGCGGCAATGCGGTGATCCTTCGCGGTGGGAGCGAGAGCCGCCATTCGACCAAGGTTATCGTTGAATGTATGCGCAAGGGTCTGGCTGAAGCGGGCCTTCCCGAAGATGCCGTGCAGACCGTGGGCACGACCGACCGCGCTGCGGTCGCCGCGCTGCTGAAGGCGGACGAACTCGTCGATCTCGTGATCCCGCGCGGCGGGCGTGGTCTCGTCGAACTGGTGCGCGACCAGGCGAGCGTGCCCACCCTCCTCCACCTTGACGGCAATTGCCACAGCTACGTCCATGAAGCTGCCGACCTCGATAAGGCGGCCGAGGTCATCCGCAACGCCAAGCTGCGCCGCACCGGCGTCTGCGGGGCGACGGAGAGCATCGTGGTCGACCGCGCGGTGGCGAAGGATTTCGTACCCCGCCTCACCGCCATCATGGGCACGGACTGCGAATTGCGCGGGGATGCCGATGCCGTGGCGATCGACAATTCGATCAAGCCTGCCGATGAGACCGACTGGAACACCGAATATCTCGACACGATTGCGAGCGTGAAGGTGGTCGACGGGCTCGACGAAGCGATCACCTGGGTGGACGAGCATTCGAGCCACCATACCGACGCGATCATGACTGAGGACGACGAAGCCGCGCGCCGCTTCATGACCGCTATCGACAGCGCGATCGTCATGCACAACGCCAGCACCCAATTCGCCGATGGCGGCGAGTTCGGCATGGGCGCGGAGATTGGGATCGCGACGGGCAAGATGCACGCGCGCGGGCCGGTCGGCCTCGAACAGCTGTGCAGCTTCAAATATCTCGTCCACGGCGACGGCCAGACCAGGCCGTAA
- the ligA gene encoding NAD-dependent DNA ligase LigA — protein sequence MMRLAKQIAHHDRLYHAEDAPEITDQEYDALVRRNGELEKAFPELVRADSPSRKVGHSAAASPLSKVTHSVRMMSLDNAFSGEEVAEWLARVRRFLSLDEDEPVAVTAEDKIDGLSCSLRYEKGVLVQAATRGDGQVGEDVTPNVRHIVDIPERLTGDVPEIFEVRGEVYMAKQDFTALNAAQHKAGGKLFANPRNAAAGSLRQKDASVTASRPLKFWAHGWGAASAVPGETQEEVVRAIESWGFPVSPHFVRLDGTGGLDAILAHYETIAAARPDMPYEIDGVVYKVDRLDWQARLGSVGKAPRWALAHKFPAERAETTLESIDIQVGRTGKLTPVGRLAPVLVGGVTVTNVTLHNRDEIARLGVRPGDRVVVQRAGDVIPQLVENLTPDAERAPYVFPDNCPECGSEAVAEEGEVDVRCTGGLICPAQRTERLKHFVSRGALDIDGLGEKTIDQFFALGWLESPADIFRLKDRRADILALDGWKEKSVDNLLASIEARREPDAARLLFGLGIRHVGSVTARDLLKHFHTLPALRDVAERARQGEEDAVAELTAIDGIGSAVVEALGDFFHEEHNRAVWDDILRQVSPPRFEVETRNSAVAGKTVVFTGKLETMSRDEAKAQAERLGAKASGSVSAKTDLLVAGPGAGSKMKKAAELGIEVIDEAGWAAIVAAAG from the coding sequence ATGATGCGGCTCGCCAAGCAGATCGCGCATCACGACCGGCTCTATCACGCCGAGGATGCGCCCGAGATTACCGACCAGGAATACGATGCTCTGGTCCGCCGCAATGGGGAGCTGGAGAAGGCATTTCCTGAACTGGTGCGGGCCGATTCGCCGAGCCGCAAGGTCGGGCACAGCGCCGCTGCGTCGCCTCTGAGCAAGGTCACACATAGTGTCCGTATGATGAGTCTCGACAACGCTTTTTCAGGCGAAGAGGTGGCGGAGTGGCTGGCGCGGGTGCGGCGGTTTCTGTCGCTGGATGAGGACGAGCCGGTCGCGGTCACGGCGGAGGACAAAATCGATGGTCTGTCCTGCTCGCTGCGCTACGAGAAGGGCGTGCTCGTTCAGGCCGCCACGCGCGGTGACGGGCAGGTGGGCGAGGACGTTACGCCGAACGTCCGCCATATCGTCGACATCCCCGAAAGGCTGACCGGCGACGTGCCCGAAATCTTCGAGGTGCGCGGCGAAGTCTACATGGCAAAACAGGACTTTACCGCGCTCAATGCTGCGCAGCATAAGGCGGGGGGCAAGCTCTTCGCCAATCCGCGCAACGCCGCTGCGGGATCGCTAAGGCAGAAGGATGCGAGTGTCACCGCGTCGCGCCCGCTCAAATTCTGGGCGCATGGTTGGGGTGCTGCCAGCGCGGTTCCGGGCGAGACGCAGGAAGAGGTGGTGCGCGCGATCGAGAGCTGGGGGTTCCCCGTCTCACCGCATTTCGTCCGCCTCGACGGCACGGGCGGGCTCGATGCGATCCTCGCGCATTACGAGACGATCGCCGCCGCGCGGCCCGATATGCCCTACGAGATCGATGGCGTGGTCTACAAGGTGGACCGGCTCGACTGGCAGGCGCGGCTGGGTTCGGTCGGCAAGGCGCCGCGCTGGGCGCTGGCGCATAAATTCCCGGCCGAGCGGGCCGAGACAACGCTGGAGAGCATCGACATCCAGGTTGGCCGCACCGGCAAGCTGACCCCTGTGGGGCGGCTCGCGCCGGTCCTCGTGGGCGGCGTGACCGTCACCAATGTCACGCTCCACAATCGCGACGAGATCGCGCGCCTCGGCGTCAGGCCGGGCGACCGGGTGGTTGTGCAGCGCGCGGGCGATGTGATCCCGCAATTGGTCGAGAACCTGACCCCCGATGCGGAGCGCGCACCCTATGTCTTCCCCGATAACTGCCCCGAATGCGGCAGCGAGGCGGTAGCGGAAGAGGGCGAGGTCGATGTGCGTTGCACGGGCGGCCTTATCTGCCCGGCGCAGCGCACCGAGCGGCTGAAGCATTTCGTCAGCCGCGGCGCGCTCGATATCGACGGGCTGGGCGAAAAGACCATCGACCAGTTCTTTGCGCTCGGCTGGCTGGAAAGCCCCGCCGATATCTTTCGCCTGAAGGATCGGCGCGCGGATATCCTTGCGCTCGACGGGTGGAAGGAGAAGTCGGTCGACAACCTCCTCGCCAGTATCGAGGCGCGGCGTGAGCCCGATGCGGCGCGGCTGCTTTTCGGGCTTGGCATCCGCCATGTCGGCAGCGTGACTGCGCGCGATCTTCTGAAGCATTTCCACACGCTGCCCGCCTTGCGGGACGTGGCGGAGCGCGCCCGGCAGGGAGAGGAAGACGCCGTCGCCGAACTCACTGCTATCGACGGGATCGGCAGCGCCGTGGTCGAGGCGCTGGGCGATTTCTTCCACGAAGAGCACAATCGCGCGGTGTGGGACGATATCCTGCGCCAAGTTTCGCCGCCCCGCTTCGAGGTGGAGACCAGGAACAGTGCAGTCGCGGGCAAGACGGTGGTCTTCACCGGCAAGCTCGAGACGATGAGCCGCGACGAGGCCAAGGCGCAGGCCGAGCGGCTGGGCGCGAAGGCCAGCGGATCGGTGAGCGCCAAGACCGATCTTCTCGTCGCCGGGCCGGGCGCGGGATCGAAGATGAAGAAGGCCGCCGAACTCGGGATCGAAGTGATCGACGAGGCGGGCTGGGCCGCGATCGTCGCAGCGGCAGGGTAA